A stretch of Tigriopus californicus strain San Diego chromosome 11, Tcal_SD_v2.1, whole genome shotgun sequence DNA encodes these proteins:
- the LOC131890706 gene encoding uncharacterized protein LOC131890706: protein MEEVRKKIAARIDAGDAVKDIAERFMVSKSIVYKVKSLYNVFKDFSNRPRSGRPRKARTEGNIKAVNDAIDANPRNIIQKLARELNIDKTAISTIVRKDLGLKSRACTKVQGLTALQRQKRLDRCKKLLKKCKRRTDRVLIFSDEKIFTVDAISNSRATRYIAKRPEDVDPGIEYVDD, encoded by the coding sequence atgGAAGAGGTGCGGAAAAAGATTGCCGCGCGCATTGACGCCGGAGATGCTGTAAAGGACATCGCAGAGCGCTTCATGGTCTCCAAGAGCATAGTGTACAAAGTCAAGAGCCTGTATAACGTGTTCAAAGACTTCTCCAATCGACCCAGGAGTGGAAGACCTCGCAAAGCTCGCACTGAAGGCAATATCAAGGCCGTGAATGATGCCATTGATGCCAACCCGAGGAACATTATCCAGAAGCTCGCCAGGGAGCTCAACATTGACAAGACGGCCATCTCCACGATCGTGAGGAAGGACTTGGGCCTCAAGTCGAGGGCCTGCACCAAAGTTCAAGGTCTCACAGCTCTGCAGAGGCAGAAGAGGCTGGACAGGTGCAAGAAGCTCcttaaaaagtgcaaaagacGCACTGATCGGGTTCTCATCTTCTCTGATGAGAAGATATTTACTGTAGACGCCATCAGCAACAGCAGGGCGACCCGTTACATCGCCAAGAGGCCTGAGGACGTAGATCCAGGAATTGAGTATGTGGACGACTAA